The Juglans regia cultivar Chandler chromosome 16, Walnut 2.0, whole genome shotgun sequence nucleotide sequence AAAAcaactttatttattataaagaatcTTTGTACTTGAcgtttcttttagaaaaaaaaattttttaagtcAAGTTCAGTAGTAGCACTTCAGCTTCCCTAGATCTCTAAAAGTGACTTTATTAATAACAGtaaggagcggggtgttacatgtgtGTTCAATCATCAAGGGTTGGATTGGATCTATTGGATATTAGCCATATATTCACTAGATCATGCGTGatagtaatattttgttcaCAATACTGTAGTAGAACAAGCATATTAGTCCCCAATTGATTTGTGAAGAAGGTTTGCTTTGGACATGTTTTTGCCAATTGGTCGAGAAGATTTGCATTCTTAGATCTCAATAGTGATTTCCCAGATAGGCATATAAATTCCAATATTAAACTATTTTTCATTATGGGGATTAGACTTATTGTTAAATAAGGTACTAGTTGGGCAGATGTAAATGCAGATTCTCACATCATGGTAAGGTTATTGCGGGGTTTGTTCATTTTTATGGGCATGCCACTAACATTGTTGCGGAGTGTTGAGCTTTTCTTGAAGGATTAAGTTGTGTAATCAACTTGGTTTGAGGGGCTTCCTGGTGGAATCAGACTCGACTGTGATAGTAGGATGGTTTCATTTGGGAGTGTGTAAGTTTTGGTATTTATGGGACTTTTGGAAAAATGCACTTCATTTGTTTCGTTTGCTGAATGTCTGAgttcttcatatatatagagaagttAACATGGTTGCGAATTTTCTTGCTAAGGAGGGTGCAAAGGGTTGGAGTTTAGAGTTTTAGGGTGAGGAATTCGGGGGGAGACGTTTTTGTGGCCTTGTACGTACTAATAAATAGAGTCTTCCCTATATTAGGCGCTATAGttgttttttgttgttgctATATTTGTGGCTTTCCTTTGCCTTGGTGAGACTATTAATAAAGTTGGGGCTTTTgcctcattttttatttatttttttaaaacacaaagTAAACGCAGATTCTCACCTCTTAATGGAAGAGTTTATAAAGCAACTCAAATAAGGGGATTCGCATCAGATTAGCTAAATGCAGTAGTTTATCCAAAATCTGGGTTGAAGATAAGGGCATCCAGTCCACAGCAGCTTGAGTCATAGATCATCAagattcttctctctttcttgaGTGCTCTATTCGGACTCAACGTTGATGGAAAAAAGTGGTTCATGGCACAACTGTATCAAGGTAAATATTGTTGATCTATTGACAGATGTTATGAAGCTGGTGGCAATAGGAACCCTAGATGGCAAGAGGGAAGGAAAAAGATAGAAAGTGGGAACTGAGTTATTGAAGTGAAGTCGAAGAAGTGAAGTGTTGAAGGGCTGAGATGGAACTGATGTCGTATCCTTCAAATGAAGCACAACGTTTTTAGAGAAGGGAGCGAAACAGGGAGTTTTGAAGGCTGAGTTCAGGAGTATTTCAATGCCAGAGAATACGACAACGTTTTCTTTTACTAGTTTTATGTAGTGGGTTTTGTAATATGTATCGTCTGAGATATAACAACTTCATACACAGTGTTTTAATTACCATGATATGTTTAGTGTTGTGTGAGTTAGTTTATCAATTTCCTAGTCagttaggttgcgtttggatattgagctaagttgaattctttatgaatagtaatgagttaagatggtagAGTAAGTTTTGTAGGGCCTACTTAAGATGAggttagatgtgtttggatgttaaaatgagtttagatatatttataaaaatttgaaaaatattgtgggtcccacgtgtaaagaggtgttgaattgaaaaaggttgtgggtcccacatgtaaagaaattttgagttgagatgagtttagtgatttgttGTGAGAGTTGGAATATAGAGTTTAGAGTCCAACAACCAAACGAGGCTTTAGAGAGTTTGTTGTGAGAGCTGGAATATAGAGTGGAGACGAAGGTGAGGAAAACATCTGAAAATTGCTAAGGCTTGATTGTAAGAAGGTTCTAAAATCCCTCGAAGTATTCCCTTTATCAATATACGTGTGGCTCGTTTGaactttttatcaaacacctttGAGGCAATTCGATTCCCCAATTTTACCATCCCAACATTATAGCCCAATCATTCCCTCATTACAACACTGCATTTCACAACAGGAACACAATAATTGGTATCAGTATCCACCGATCCTATGGCAGATAACACAAGATCTAAGTATCAACAACAAGAAACCTTTCAACTACAGCTAAATGAAGTCCAACAACAAAACACACTCCACCATCAATCCATACAAGAATTACAGACTAATATAGAGACTCTCAATGATATGATGTGTACATTCATCCTGTCCCAAAATCAACAACAACACCAGCAGTAGTAGTAGCAGCACTAGTAGCGTGAACCTCAGTATGAGGACCTCGAGCCACCAGAACCAAGAAGGGGGAATTTCAGGGGTGTTAAGTTTGAATTCCCTCATTTTCATGGCGACAACCCAACTCCTTGGCTCTTCAAGGTGAACCAATACATTGATTTTCATCAGACTCCTATGCCTTACCGCATATTCATGGCTTCCTATCACATGAACTGGAAGGCTCTTGTGTGGTACCAAGAGTTTTTGGAGGGGGGCCAATTTCGTGACTAGGATGCTTTCACTAGATCGCAGCTCCTTTGTTTTGGTCCAACGGCGTATGACGATCCCATGAAGGCATTTACTCGATTAAAAGAAACTAGTTCCATCACAGCTTACAAGACACAGTTTGAGACCATTTCCAATCGTTTGAGAGGACACTCTAATGTGCACAAGCTGAGTTACTTTCTCAGTGGGTTAAAAGATGAAATACGCCTTCCCATTAGAATGTTAATCCTGTCAATTTGAATGCGACATATGGATTAGCAAAAATACAAGTGGAATACCtcttaagtataaaaaaatctagCAAGCCGATGCTAGAGAAGGTGAATGAAGCTACTGGGGGATTTTCTTGAGGATCATTTTCAGGAGGCAGTAGCAGTATGTGGCCTAGAACCCTGGGGGCCACTAGGCTAGTATCTTTGTcccaaatggatgaaaaatgcAAGAAGGGACTGTGCTACCACTGTGATGAAAAGTGTAGCCCAACCCATAACTGCAAAAACCCAAAGATTTACTTCCTACAAGCTCATTAAGAAGAGTTAGTGGAGGAGGAAGGCCACCAGCCAGATGGCCTTGTAgaaaaaagtgaaggaaaacaCGGCTGGAGGTAAGGTGGAGGAACTTGAGATTTCCTTGGTAGCAATCTCGGGACCACCCATTGTTAGTACAATGAGACTAGTGGGCCACTTAAAGGGGGAGAAGTTGGTGATTTTAGTAGATTCAGATAGCTCACATAATTTCAAAGACTCCACTTTGATTCCAAAACTGAAGCTGCCGGTAGATCATTCTATTACATTGAAGGTTAAGGTAGCTAATGGTCAAATTTTAATGACTGATGGAGTGTGCAATGCAGTAAATCTAAAGGTGCAAGGTACTTTGTTTCAACCCTCTCTTTATTTACTTGATTTGGCTCGATGTGACATTGTTTTGGGGATCCAATGGCTAGAGACATTGGGACCTATAACCTGAGATTTTTCTAAACTGTTGATAAGTTTCTCTTATGGGGGTAAGTTAGTCGAGTTGAAGGGGCTAAACTTTATCTCTCTGTGGTGGAGGATGGTCATAAAATGCTTAGGGTTACATTGGCCAAGGGCAAAGGGATCTTGTTacaaatattttgtgatgaaaaaaatagagaacatGCCAGAATTATGTATGAGCAAGTGGCTGAATTGTTGCAGGAACTTAATGGAATTTTCAGTGAACCTAAAGGACTACCCCCACCTCGTACCCATGACCACAAAATAATCTTCAAGGAGGGTGTTCAGCCCATCACCAATAGACCTTATATTTACCCATATTACCAAAAAACAGAAATCGAAAAGATAGACCGTAAGTTAATCAAATTAGGGGTTATTAGACCAAGTTCCAGCCCTTTTTCCTCCCATGTTTTATTGGTGCGTAAGGCTGATGGGAGTTAGAGATTATGTTTCGATTATAGGGCACTAAATAAGGAGACAGTCAAGGCAAAATTTCCCATTCCAGTAATTGACGAACTGTTGGATGAGTTGTTTGGTTcagttattttttctaaacttgatttaagGTCGGGGTATCATCAGGTTAGCGTAGTACAAGAGGATATACCCAAGACAGCCTTTCGGACTCATGAAAGAGATTACGAATTTCTAGTAATGCCCTTCAGCCTAACTAATGCACCGACCACTTTCCAAGGgctaataaatgatattttcaaattgtatCTAAGGAAGTTTGTGCTTGTATTTTTTGATAACATCTTGGTTTATAGTAAATCTTAGGATGAACATTTGGGGCACTTAAGGCAAGTTTTCTTACTGCTGTAACAACATTGTTTGTTTGTAAAAATATCATAGTGTGAATTTTCAGTTAGTGAGATTGGCTACTTAGGCCATGTGATTAAGGCAGATGGGGTGATGGTGGATGCTTCTAAGGTTGTGTCTATGCTTGACTAACCTAAGCCTAAGAATGTGAAATCTCTAAGGGGATTCCTAGGACTGACGGGAAGTTATCGAAAATTTATTAAGGGTTATGGAATCATTGTTGCCCCTCTTACaacttaactaaaaaaaaattcttttaattggGATGTGGGAGCTAGAAGGGCGTTTGAGGCCTTGAAGAATGCTATTTCAAAGCTACAAGTTTTAAGGTTACTAGACTTCAACAAGCCATTTACTATAGAATGTGACGAGTGTGGAATTGGAGCCGTGTTGCTACAGTCAGGGCAGCCCCTATCTTACTTGAGTCAGGCCTTTAAGGGGAAGGCTTTGTTGTTATCGACTTATGAGAAATAGCTGTTAGCTTTGGTGACAACAGTGCAAAAATGGTGGCCGTACCTCTTGGGTCAGTCTTTTGTAGTTAAGACTGATCAACATGCCCTTGAGTTTCTACTTGAGCAGCGTGTGGGTACTAAAAATCAACAGAAGTGGGTAACCAAGTTAATGGGACACTATTTTTCGATAGAATATCAAAAGGGAAAAGAGAACAGGGTGGTTGATGCCCTGTCTCGAAACATGGAGGAAGGAGAAGAATTTATGTGTTAtgcctaggggtgtaaattcaaaccagtaaatcggaaaaccggaccggaacggttttaccggttttgaaccggtccggtccggaaccggttcttagaatgtgaaaaccggtcaattccggtccggttccggtttagggattttttggaccggaccggaccggttgataaaaaaaatataaaaaaaaatatttttatatataagttttatacaaaatattatatatatatatatattaaatattaatatatataagttttatatataatttataattataaatttatacattaaatgttaatttataatttcatatatatattcatatatgaaatagtttcatattataatttataaattattacattaaatgttaatacaatatataagtttataaataatactaatagtctaatatagactatagactatagttatacttataattaatactaaaagtttataactaatactaatattaaatatataatttataactaatactaatatataacttataactataccaatagtcttaaaaaaatcggaaaaccggatcggactggaccgaaaaccggaagtaccgatttaggagggtaaccggtgcgtaatcggttttggaaaatacaaaaccggtacataccggttcggtcttagattttgtctaaaaccggacaggaccggaccggaccggttacacccctagttatgCCATGATATCTTTTCCCTATCCTTTATGGGTTGGGGAACTTAAACAGAGTTATCAACATTTCCCAGAAATGATTGAGCTGTTGAATAAACTGAAGTTTAATTAGAACAGTCCAAAATGGTTCTCACTACAACAggaattaatcataaaaaaagggAGGATATTCTTGAGTTCAAAAtttgatttgaagaaaaaaagttttacaaTATGTACACCACAGCCCCCAAGCAGGTCACTCAAGCTATcaaaaaacttatcaaaggGCCAAGAGAGATTTATACTGGAAGGGTATGAAAAGAGACATATACAGATGGTGAATGAGTCTGACATATGCCAGTGGATGAAATACAAGACCTCTTATCCAGCAGGGTTGCTACAACCTCTGCCCATTCCTCAACAACCTTGGTCAGACATCTCACTTGATCTTATTGATGGGTTGCCTGTTTCTAAAGGGGTAAGTGCAATTTTTGCAATACTGGACCGTTTCACGAAGTATGCCCACTTCATGGCATTGACACACCCTTATACTGCCCAGGCGCATGTCTTCAAGTTTTACCGATTCCCTAAGTCTGTGGTGTCTGACCAAGACCCCATTTTTGTGAGCTCTTTTTGGAAGACCCTATTTCATGCCCAAGGGACTACTTTAGACTATAGTTCAGCCTACCATCTCTAAACCGATGGTCAGACTGAAGCTGTAAACAAATATATGGTAGGCTACCAAAGATGCTACGCTGGGGTGAAGCCTAGAGTATGACCATAGTGGCTTATTATGGTGGAATAGTGGTATAACACCACCTATCACACGACAACGGAATTAACTCCATTTGAAGCGGTTTATGGATACCTACCTCCAACCCTACTCTCTTATATCCCTTGCACTAATCCTAATGAAGCAACAGATCAGACATTACGTAGCAGAGAACAAATTATCAACTTATTGAAGAGCAATTTAACAGAAGCCCAACATTGTATGAAATTATATGCTGATAAATAGAGGACTGAGAGGGAATTTAACAAAGGTGAATGGGTTTATCTAAAACTTCAACCTTACCAGCAGAAAAACATTACCCTAAGACATAACATGAAATTGGCTCCAAGATACCACGGGCCTTTTTAAATTGAAGAGGAGATTGGTAAGGTTGCTTATCGTTTAAAGTTGCCCGAGTCTTCCCAAATTCATCTAACCTTCCATGTGTCGTGCTTGAAGAGGCATCTCGAGTCACAGATCCAGATATTGCCTATTCTTTCTCCAATAGACTCCATGGGGGAGGCGTAGCCTAAGCCTGAGGGGATTTTGGACAGACACATGAAGAGACAAGGAGACCGAGCAGTAACTGAGGTCTTAGTGAAATGGGTTGGACTCCCTAAGGAAGAGAGCAGTTGGGAATCATTGCAGAGGCTTCAAACCttttacccacaccttgtgggcaaggtgctttgaagagagagaggttgCTATGAAGCTGGTGGCAACAGGAACCCTAGATGGCGAAAGGGAAGGAAGAAGATAGAAAGTGGGAACTGAGTTACTGAAGTGAAGTCAAAGAAGTGAAGTGTTGAAGGGTTGAGATGGAACCGACGTTGTATCTTTCAAATGAAGCACAACGTTTTTAGAGAAGGGAGCGAAATGGGTAGTTTTGAAGGCTGAGTTCAGGAGTATTTCAATGCCAGAGAATGCGacaacattttcttttactaGTTTTATGTAGTGGGTTTTGTGATACATACCGTTTGAGATGTAACAACTTCAAACACATTGTTTTAATTACTGTGATGTGTTTTGTGTTGTGTGGGTCAGTTTATCATTTCCCTAGTTAGTTAGAGAGTTTGTTGTGAGAGTTCAAATATAGAGCGGAGACGAAGGTGAGGAAAGCATCTAAAAATTGCTAAGGCTTGATTGTAAGGAAGTTTTGGAATCCCTCGAAGTATTCCCTCTATCAATGTACGTGTGGCTCATTTGAGCTTTTTATCGAACACCTTCCAAACAATTCAATTCCCCAATACAGTCATCCCAACATTACAACCCAGTCATTCCCTCATTACAACACTGCATTTCACAACAAGAACACAACAACAGACAAGAAGGGAATTCAAAATTAGAGACCACGCATGCAAATGGCTTCGCATTTGGCAACGGTGTttggaataaagaaaatcaTCCTGATCATTAAATATTCGAGCTTGGGGATCATAGGGAAAGAGCAATATAGAATTCAGCCGGCCGCCTTTTGCTCCTTCCATTGGTGCAAAAGCATTGGATTCTTCATACGGCTGGTGAGCTTAAAATTCCAATATTTGTACATCAAGTAGGTTCAAATCTTGAtgtattttctattaatttgcaAGAAAGGGTATTTTATTTCAGGAAAGGGTATTTTTCAATCAAAGattacaaactccaaatatataaaattaaaacactaAAGTGCATCTTTATTTAGCAGCTTTGTTCTTGGTGAGATAGCTTTTGGCAATTTGTGCAATGCCTTCCAGTGGCTCGATAGTGACATAGGATGCATTAGCAGCTGCCTCTTCCTTCACTTCATACTCTATAGTCGACCTTATAATGCATGAATCATCGCCCTCTTCGATGACTTCGAAACGAATACGATAAAGAGTAAACCCCATCTCCAGATATCCTCCTTCAACTGCCTCTGTTTCTTTCACCCGTTTCTCATTGTCAATCTTTGTGAACTTCTCCGAGTAACTGCTAAGACCAGGTGTGCCTATTTCAATGCAGAAAAGacataataaatttacaaaagaaTTTAATCTCCTCTATACCTTATATAAACAGTGCAGTGCAGTGCAGAAACCAATGTTTTTCAAGCAATTCTGTCAAAAGTTGCTACTTTGATTGCTTTGTATCATTAATGGTTAAGAAGTTGTAAACTCCATGACCTCTTCTGATAATTGttgataaacaataaaaatacagaCCGGTTTTACCGAGAATATGCTGAACAGTGAAGTGAACAGTAAAAAGAGCCCACGGCTCTGTCACTGCTCATAATCTTTTa carries:
- the LOC108997241 gene encoding S-norcoclaurine synthase 2-like, producing the protein MVSGQLSHEMKIEVPATEAWELYGSLRLANLVEEVSTLIQKIEVLEGDGGLGTVLKLTFVPGTPGLSSYSEKFTKIDNEKRVKETEAVEGGYLEMGFTLYRIRFEVIEEGDDSCIIRSTIEYEVKEEAAANASYVTIEPLEGIAQIAKSYLTKNKAAK